The Nocardioides ochotonae genome segment CGACGATCGTCCTCGCCGTCCCCCTGGCCGAGGCGTCGATGAAGGCGCGTGCCGGCGGCCCGGTCGACGACCCCGAGGACGTCGCCGCGGGCACCTGGGGCGGCCACCTGCCGGTACGCCGGGTGTGGGACGCGCCCGTGCCCGACGCCGACGCCCACGGGGCGGCGCCGGCCGACGTGCGGGCCCGCGTCGGGCTCACCCCCGCCTGAGCGTCGGGGCCGTCGTGGGGTGGGGGTTAGGCTTCTCACATGACGCAGCGCACCTTGGTCCTCCTCAAGCCCGACACCGTCAGCCGTGGTCTGGTCGGCAAGGTGCTGGATCGCTACGAGGCGAAGGGCCTCTCGATCGTCGCGATGGAGCTGCGCCGGATCACCGCCGAGATGTCCGACCAGCACTACGCCGAGCACGTCGAGCGCGACTTCTACCCCGACCTGCGTGAGTTCGTCACCAGTGGCCCGCTCGTCGCGATGGTGCTCGAGGGCGACGACGCGATCGAGGTCGTCCGTGGCCTCAATGGCGCCACCGACGGCCGCAAGGCCGCCGCCGGGACGATCCGCGGCGACCTCTCGCTGTCCAACCGCGAGAACCTCGTGCACGGCTCGGACTCCCCGGAGTCCGCCGCCCGCGAGATCGGCATCTGGTTCCCCGAGCTCTGACCCCCACGTACGACGGGCCGGTGCGCATCGCGCACCGGCCCGTCGTCATGTGGGGCCGACTCGCGCCACCACGAGGGGCGACTCGCGCAATTGGCGGGGGCGGGCCGCGTGTCCTCCCGGTCCGGTGGGTCGCGGCTTCGTAGCCTGAGAACTCTTCCCCACCAGCACCATCCGAAAGCGGCGGCACCCATGGCGAACAGCTTCTTCGGCCGGGACATGGCAGTCGACCTCGGCACCGCCAACACCCTGGTCTACGTCCGCGGCAAGGGCGTCCTGCTCGACGAGCCCAGCGTCGTCGCGCTCAACGCCACCACCGGCGAGATCCTCGCGGTCGGCCACGAGGCGAAGCGCATGATCGGCCGCACCCCCGACAACATCGCCGCGATCCGCCCGCTCAAGGACGGCGTCATCGCCGACTTCGAGGCGACCGAGCAGATGCTGCGCTTCTTCATCCAGCAGGTCCACAAGCGGCGCTACTTCGCCAAGCCGCGGATGGTCGTGTGCGTGCCGAGCGGCATCACCGCCGTCGAGCAGCGCGCGGTCAAGGAGGCCGGCTACCAGGCCGGCGCCCGCAAGGTCTACATCGTCGAGGAGCCGATGGCCGCGGCGATCGGCGCCGGGCTGCCCGTGCACCAGGCGACCGGCAACATGGTCGTCGACGTCGGTGGCGGCACCACCGAGGTCGCCGTCATCTCCCTCGGCGGCATTGTGACCAGCCTGAGCGTGCGCACCGCCGGTGACGACCTCGACGCCGCGATCGTGGCGTGGATGAAGAAGGAGTACTCCCTGATGCTCGGGGAGCGCACCGCCGAGGAGGTCAAGATGACCCTCGGCTCGGCGTTCCCGCTGCCCGACGAGCCCGAGGCCGAGATCCGCGGCCGCGACATGATCTCCGGCCTGCCCCGCACCGTCGTGGTCTCCAGCGCCGAGGTCCGCCAGGCCCTCGAGGAGCCGCTGCACGCCATCGTCGACGCGGTGCGCGCCACCCTCGACCAGACCCCGCCCGAGCTCGCCGGCGACATCATGGACCGCGGCATCGTGCTCACCGGCGGCGGCGCCCTGCTGCGCGGCCTCGACGAGCGGCTTCGCCACGAGACGGGGATGCCCGTCCACGTCGCCGAGGACCCGCTCAGCTCCGTCGCCCTCGGCGCCGG includes the following:
- the ndk gene encoding nucleoside-diphosphate kinase — encoded protein: MTQRTLVLLKPDTVSRGLVGKVLDRYEAKGLSIVAMELRRITAEMSDQHYAEHVERDFYPDLREFVTSGPLVAMVLEGDDAIEVVRGLNGATDGRKAAAGTIRGDLSLSNRENLVHGSDSPESAAREIGIWFPEL
- a CDS encoding rod shape-determining protein translates to MANSFFGRDMAVDLGTANTLVYVRGKGVLLDEPSVVALNATTGEILAVGHEAKRMIGRTPDNIAAIRPLKDGVIADFEATEQMLRFFIQQVHKRRYFAKPRMVVCVPSGITAVEQRAVKEAGYQAGARKVYIVEEPMAAAIGAGLPVHQATGNMVVDVGGGTTEVAVISLGGIVTSLSVRTAGDDLDAAIVAWMKKEYSLMLGERTAEEVKMTLGSAFPLPDEPEAEIRGRDMISGLPRTVVVSSAEVRQALEEPLHAIVDAVRATLDQTPPELAGDIMDRGIVLTGGGALLRGLDERLRHETGMPVHVAEDPLSSVALGAGKCVEEFEALQQVLVSEPRRF